The genomic window ATCAAGAGGAATAATCATGTCTGTCCTAAATGTGGGAATGGTTATACAGTGATAAAAAGCTTAAAACGTCACCTACGTTACGAGTGTGGTCTTGCACCACGTTTTAAATGTCCATACTGCGGTACACGAAGTAAACAAAGAGCTCATGTTAACGAACACATACGTAGGAAGCATACTGGACAACGTATTTACATCATTGATTCGCcttgatgatgataatgatgataatgatgatgacgaggATGATGAAATCTCTTGTGTAGATTCGATCCAATAAAGTGTTTAACGAATTCTCTTCCCCCATGGAAAAAGAATCTTCCACGTTCCTCAAATCTTCCAACCCCtttaaatggaaaaaacaaacaaaaaaaagataaaaagaaaaatatcctaATCTTCTAACCACTCTCTCCTCTACCATTTAAACTCACCCTATACCTTCACCCACCAGCTCActtaatttcttattctttttaattatgtacttcgtcattttttgatatatcgatcgacgaaacgtttataaaaatgtttgtatAAACATTAGCTCATtcattctatctatttatctatccgtctatctatctatctatctatctatctatctatctatctatttatctatctatttacctatctatctatctatctatttacctatctatctatctatttacctatctacctatctatctatctatctatctatctatctatctatctatctatctatctatctatctatctatctatctatctatctatcttttttcggattgtacgttcgatcgaataaaatcgttcTCAATCGtgttatctatctatttatccatctttgtatttatctatctatatatatatatctattttttatctctttttttaacactcctaatcctttttgttttttctgtttcttttccttttcattttttgtgtTTGTCTCCATGCatatttcctctctctgtctttctctctctctctctctctctttctctttctctttctctctctctctcctctctctctttctctctctctttttctttgtctgtctctctctttgacctatcttctttccttctttcattattttttttcctggttttcatttatttattcatttatttatttacttatttatctattttctttttattctactCTTTTAGATCCGATCGTCTGTTATAACTCATTGTGACTTTTGTTaaaattgtttgaaaaattctatttgcaatgaaatatctctctttcttttcttccacttccctttttttcttttctattttttttctttaatatatatatatatatatatatatatatatatatatatgcatatatatattgttatggtgaaaaaatgaaaaacgagaaggaaaaataaaaaaagaacaaaataaacaaacaaacgaacaaacaagcAAACGAAAAGATTGTATAGAGGTTCAcgtaatcgtttttattttcactaaCGCctgccttttctttttatctttttagatACGAAGAGGATCAAGGTCGAGGACGACTTGAAAAACTTGTGCGCGGTCGTGATGGAGGACTCTAAGGATTTCGATTGCGAGGAGGAGAAGCCATTGGTCGCTAGTAGACGAAGAAGTTCATCTTTGCGTGATGTGAACAGACACACGTGTTCAAAGTGTTCGAAAAGTTACATTCATGCATGGCATCTCAAAAGACATACCAAATTCGAATGTGGTCAGGAACCGAAAATACAATGTCCTTATTGTGCCGCTAGGATGAAACAACGTGGACACGTTTATAGACACATTAGGCAATGTCATCGTGGACAAAGTGTTTATGTTATCGATttgaattgatttttaaagtcAACTCATTGATATCAGAAATTATCATCGACGATTGTCCCCGGTTATCGTGCTACATTATCGCGCTACTGTATATTTAATCAAATCCGgacaattatttatagataattctcttttcaaaaaggagaaaagagaaaagaagaaaaaaagaagaagagaaaaaaagaaaagaaacttcgaCGATATTTTTGTCATCGATAATGCGGGtgaaggacaaaaaaaaaagaaaacaaaataaaaaaagaaagaaagaaaaaagaagaaggtttCGATTTGATACTTCTCACGTTAAATCTATTCTTGGGTACATTTGATagtgtaatattaaaaataatatatttgatataagcCGATATgaataatgatttatacaagagattataatttgatataataaagtttataatacctttctttctttttttctaattatgatttttctgAACATCTGACAGAAATTCCATTTTAGAGAATTTCATGTGattcattatttatcattatagaTTGTCATACAATCCAATATGTTTTGTATCTTCAAAACTATTGCTGATAAAACAAAACTGTTGTCATTTTTGCAATCAGTGTCTCCTCTCCCTTCAAGTACGTGTACCCATCAATAGGTTTAACTTTTTATACACCAAAATAAGTGCGTGTATCGGTCAATTTAATCTCAGTAGGGACTgagatgatttttcttttcttcttttttctttcctaattattattatcagtcCATCCTTGATAAGAGTTGACTCTTATCACGACAAAGAAAGTGTTATGTTTTCGATTATAATTGTGTTTcgtttatgtgtatgtgtatatacatacatacatatatatatttatatatatatatatatacatacatacatatatatgtatgtatatatgaacgaCAATATTGGactaatttttgttaaacgacgagagagagatttttacgatatttccATTTTAGTAAATGGATCATGCGTCTGAAAAATTTGACaatttattgttctttttgtaatcacattattattattttgaaaaaaaaatatttttttattttaatcgtgaCTTTCTATCACAGTTTATGATAGATCATTAACTTCCAACATttgtgaataatatttttgtataaattttcaagattATGTCTTCGATGAACACAATTCGTATCGCAAGagttgtaaattattattacttatatagaattattacttatatatttgaGCGAACACTTGATGCGTTTATTTGAATCGAGTGgatgtgtgtaagagagagagagagagagagagagagagagagagagaaagagagagagagagagagaaagagagagtgtgtatttgtgagtatgtatgtatgttcatGATTTGAATTCAAATCTACCTGTATTATCCTTCCCATTTTTATTATGGTTGTTTGCAATCTATTAACAAAACAAGACGAAACATTTTAGTTTTgtttctgcttcttttttttgttttttttttgttttttattttatatatacattctaaCTAGAAGATAAAGGGACCTGAAtcacgtataatatttttatggaaaaacttaaaaataaataaaaaaaacaccTAATACCcgagttatatataataaataaaacgaatattaataataataataataataataataataataataataataataataaatattaataataaatagtaataataatatttagtcaagaaaaagaagagaaaacaaaaatttagtATTTTCTCTGTTATCATAAGATTTTTATCACATTATCGTCATTTACGATTCgacgatttttcgtttttttctttttcttttttttctttcaatcacCTATCGTACTTAAGCTAATCATTCCCTCGTCGAATTGAGTCGTAACAAGTTCATCAAGATCGTATGTCGATTAGAATTTCATAATTCTGATAAgatttccttgtttttttagGTTCATACATGATCGTTGACGATCAGGATAGAAGAACggaggaagaaaatgaagatgaagGTCGACGTAGAATAAATAGTGATAGAgacatatatgaaatattttgtcCGAAATGTTTCAAGAGCTTTCAGTTCACTCAAGATTTACGATTACACATGATCACAGTTTGTGGATTTCAAGCGAAAAGAATGTGTCCTTATTGCGAGAGAACCATGAATGGTATCGAACAAATTCATGAACACATTAGAAACGTTCATCCAAGTCATCGTATCGCTGTATTGGAGATGATGACTTCTCCGTGTTTAGAAATAACTTTGGAAGAAGAGGATTCATCAAGACGTTAATTAGAGACGATATTGCTTTttgctaattaattaaatttaattaacaaactattgtttgataaagaaaaagggctatttcttttaatgcaatatatatatatataatgtatatatatataatatatatatatataatatatatatatgtatatatatatattgtgtatacatatatatatatatatatatatatatatattgggtGGATCAATACGATATGTAAGGGATTATATATATGgcagtaataattt from Vespula vulgaris chromosome 13, iyVesVulg1.1, whole genome shotgun sequence includes these protein-coding regions:
- the LOC127068530 gene encoding zinc finger Y-chromosomal protein-like, with amino-acid sequence MTRHLKFECGQEPRFQCPYCEFRSKQTSNVTSHIRNKHVGQRAYVVDLKYDLLMMDSFMSFVSPTSGNNDVPTTTEQLQHNQLPQKLLYYCPKCLHGFTLKMERSLRLLYGNYGPTNVHGNNHRDNRKADVNVENPVRVTSTRRCRDIKRNNHVCPKCGNGYTVIKSLKRHLRYECGLAPRFKCPYCGTRSKQRAHVNEHIRRKHTGQHTKRIKVEDDLKNLCAVVMEDSKDFDCEEEKPLVASRRRSSSLRDVNRHTCSKCSKSYIHAWHLKRHTKFECGQEPKIQCPYCAARMKQRGHVYRHIRQCHRGQSSYMIVDDQDRRTEEENEDEGRRRINSDRDIYEIFCPKCFKSFQFTQDLRLHMITVCGFQAKRMCPYCERTMNGIEQIHEHIRNVHPSHRIAVLEMMTSPCLEITLEEEDSSRR